From uncultured Pseudodesulfovibrio sp.:
ACGGTTTTCGCCGTAAAAATCCTTGAAGAAAGCGGACGATCCTCTTCACTCAACGGCAGAACCGCCATCGGCGTTCTGATAATTCAAGATGTTTTTGCGGTACTTTTTCTTACTTTTTCCACGAGCAAAATTCCGTCAATATGGGCGATTGTCGTTATCGGAGCACTACCCATAGCCCGTTGGTTGTTCATGCGTATACTCAACCGAATAGGCCATGGAGAGCTCCAGGTTCTGTTCGGTTTCTTCCTGGCTTTTGTAGCCGGGGCATGGGCCTTTGATCTCGTCGGGCTCAAGGCGGACCTCGGCGCACTCATCATGGGTATGCTGCTCGCACCACATGCACGGGCCAGTGACCTTGCGTCATCGCTCTATTCTATCAAGGACTTCCTGCTGGTCGGGTTCTTCCTTGAAATAGGACTGGCGGGGTTGCCTTCTCTCAACACGCTGAATGCAGCACTTCTGCTCGTCATGGCCGCCCCCATCAAGGTTGCACTCTTTTTCTTCCTGTTCACCCGGTTCCGCATGAAAGCGCGGACAAGCCTTATCACCTCCCTGAATCTGGCCAACTACAGCGAATTTGGTCTGATCGTCGGAGGATTGGCTGTTGCCAATGGCTGGCTCGAACGCGACTGGCTCCTCGCCATTGCCGTAGCCCTGTCCATTTCGTTCGTCATAGCCTCGCCTTTCAACAAGATGGCTGACACCATTTTCGAGAAAGTGCGCCTTCTCTTAAAGCAATTTGAAACCGAGGAACGCCACCCGGATGAAGAACAGTACGATGCCGGGACCTGGCAAATCGTCGTTCTAGGGATGGGACGTGTTGGAGCCGGTGCATACGACTATTTCACTGAAAAATTCGGTCCAGTGGTGCTTGGTATTGATTTCAATGCGGACACCGTGGACACCTTATTGGAAAATGGGAAACAGGTTGGTCTCGCCGACGTTTCTGACCCGGATTTCTGGCACAAACTTCCCACATCAGGGGCAATGGTCAAACTGGTTGTTCTGACGATGCCCAACCTCGCCTCGCAACTCTATGTCGTAAAAAAGCTCAAAGAACGAGGTTTCCCGGGCCAAATCGCTGCCATGGCGACGTATGATGACGAAGTCGAAATCCTTCGCGAAGCCGGAGTCAGCACATCCTTCAATGTCTTTGCCGAAGCAGGTTTCGGTCTCGGCTCTCACATTTGCAAGGAAATGGATATCTCCGACATCAAATCAATGAGACAAGAAAAAGAAGACGCCTGACAACTCCGTCCTCGTATACATGTGCAACCGGTGCACACGGTTGCCGTCGCAGCCGACATTGGATAGAGGTCCCTGAAACCAGACAGGCACTTCATGAAAAATATTTCTCCGATTCGTTTCCGTCTTATTGTTCAGACCACATTCACACTCTTTTGCATCTATGTCGGATTCCGCTTTGCCGCCTTCCTCGCATGGGCAAACGGATTGTCTAACACTTTTGTCCCCAAACCGGGTGCCGTGGAAGGATTCCTGCCCATCAGTGCTCTGCTCGGCTTTCGCCGATTCATAACCACTGGTGAATGGGACAGCATCCATCCAGCAGGATTATCCATCTTCATCGCGGCCTTGCTCATGGCTTTTCTTTTCCGCAAGGGATTCTGTGGTTATGTCTGCCCCATTGGTTTTGTTTCCAGCCTCCTTGAGCGGGCCGGACGCAAACTGAACATTTCCACGACTCCGCCCAAATGGATCAACATACCGTTGACCGGTATTAAATATCTGCTGCTCGGCGGATTCTGCTTTGCCATATTCTCCATGGATGCCCGCTCGCTGGAGGCATTCATCACAGGGCCGTACAACATGGTGTCCGATGCGAAAATGCTCGCATTCTTCACCAGTCCATCCGCCCTGTCACTGACCGTCATCGGGGTGCTTGCCATACTGAGCCTTGTTGTCCGCAACTTCTGGTGCCGTTACCTCTGTCCATATGGCGCACTACTCGGCCTGTTGGCATGGATCGGCCCGACCCACGTCAAACGGAACACCACCACCTGTATTGATTGCGGAAAATGCACGGCTCATTGCCCAGCCGGAATCAAAGTTCAAGACAAGAAAGTAGTTCGGTCGCCGGAATGTATTGGTTGTGCACAATGCATAGCAGAATGCCCCGTGAACGACTGCCTTTCGCTCTCCGTGGCTGGCCGTAAGGCCATTCCATGGCTAACCGTGGGTATCGGTTCCGTGGCTCTTCTATTGCTGATCTGGGCGTGGGCAAAGGCCACCGGGCACTGGGACAGCGAAATGCCGTCCTTCATGCTCAAACGAATTTATACCATGGCCTTTGGAGCATAAAATTATCGAAGGATTACTCTGCGCACTCCACGCAAAATGCTGTTTCAGGCATGGCTTTGAGCCGAGCCATAGGGATTGGCTCCTCGCATTCTGCACACAGTCCAAAATCTTCGTCTTCATCCACTCGCTTCAAGGCTTCCTTCAAGCGAACCAACCGGACCTTGCTCTTTGAGAGTTGAGCTTCGGCCACGGACTGATTAACTATATTATCCATACGGGAAATGCGCCCGATAGCATTGTCCGGTGCTACAGGCTTGAGCAATTCCTTGAGTCGGGGGATCTCCGCCTTCAAGGCTTCGATTTCTGCCTGAGCAAACACCTTAAATTCCTGCTTCTGCGCATCAGTCATTACCCCAACTCCCTTAATCTGTTCATAGCGTCCTCAAGAGCATCCATTTCCTTGGCAAAACAAAAACGGACCAAGGTCTCCCCAACCGGGCCAGAATAAAAAGCGGAACCGGGCACACAGGCCACGCCAGTCTTTTCCAACAAGTACAAGGCTCGCTCCTTGGCCGTTT
This genomic window contains:
- a CDS encoding cation:proton antiporter produces the protein MHLDPLIIFFAFGFGYLASRVGLPPLVGYLVAGFALSTQGYTSGPVIQEIADIGVTILLFTIGLKLKIRNLLKPEVWAGASLHMLITVTLFSAGLMGLAATGITFFAGLDLKTALLIAFALSFSSTVFAVKILEESGRSSSLNGRTAIGVLIIQDVFAVLFLTFSTSKIPSIWAIVVIGALPIARWLFMRILNRIGHGELQVLFGFFLAFVAGAWAFDLVGLKADLGALIMGMLLAPHARASDLASSLYSIKDFLLVGFFLEIGLAGLPSLNTLNAALLLVMAAPIKVALFFFLFTRFRMKARTSLITSLNLANYSEFGLIVGGLAVANGWLERDWLLAIAVALSISFVIASPFNKMADTIFEKVRLLLKQFETEERHPDEEQYDAGTWQIVVLGMGRVGAGAYDYFTEKFGPVVLGIDFNADTVDTLLENGKQVGLADVSDPDFWHKLPTSGAMVKLVVLTMPNLASQLYVVKKLKERGFPGQIAAMATYDDEVEILREAGVSTSFNVFAEAGFGLGSHICKEMDISDIKSMRQEKEDA
- a CDS encoding 4Fe-4S binding protein produces the protein MKNISPIRFRLIVQTTFTLFCIYVGFRFAAFLAWANGLSNTFVPKPGAVEGFLPISALLGFRRFITTGEWDSIHPAGLSIFIAALLMAFLFRKGFCGYVCPIGFVSSLLERAGRKLNISTTPPKWINIPLTGIKYLLLGGFCFAIFSMDARSLEAFITGPYNMVSDAKMLAFFTSPSALSLTVIGVLAILSLVVRNFWCRYLCPYGALLGLLAWIGPTHVKRNTTTCIDCGKCTAHCPAGIKVQDKKVVRSPECIGCAQCIAECPVNDCLSLSVAGRKAIPWLTVGIGSVALLLLIWAWAKATGHWDSEMPSFMLKRIYTMAFGA
- a CDS encoding TraR/DksA C4-type zinc finger protein; translated protein: MTDAQKQEFKVFAQAEIEALKAEIPRLKELLKPVAPDNAIGRISRMDNIVNQSVAEAQLSKSKVRLVRLKEALKRVDEDEDFGLCAECEEPIPMARLKAMPETAFCVECAE